The Thermothelomyces thermophilus ATCC 42464 chromosome 7, complete sequence genome window below encodes:
- a CDS encoding glycosyltransferase family 90 protein (CAZy_ID 268090) — protein sequence MVAAPSWRRRRWFEPQPWALLRGGEVEDPGRPVTTTATTAAIAAGLAALSASGAHRLSSLSTAAGGVSQAGEVVSEAVCWALLAAVAGMVGKRRRRRRSGAMRARADEGDDELLEGGMGLLWPDDGASAGGGGGGGAGHVGGSKDASERSVWAVAAGIVVACCYAAEIGEISLFPALTPLLLVADRKLRPRMAPSPPQSGLAALANTVWGTTLVAAVAMLALVDWSLLELALPLLPAAALLLVYAALMPRSAGGPRLLPLIPDIEEAIQPLSHRILILLGGVLGARHTSWCTATTLGTFGLVASQDPSFQLSDLDAALPVIVSLLVLAQLVSAIPKQARGRLLLWALCLVSVGPYLANTAAIGRAQSAALHSLEHPVEVLIRSAKADFERLLERQSRTYSAAVEEYRRRYGIEPPPGFREWFEFAVENRSPIVDEFDMISESVSPFWRLGGKEVAQIMDEAYDTAGIDLWLCSFSGATAETSCSHPVRTFDRHIGDLFNTLLGDLPGVLPDAKFLVNHLDEPRVLIPPGSGPPSPDKKKTLSVTDFAERPTWDAITKYCGASRVDRERGRRSPPPPPPPVETYGLPLVTNLSAALDLCAHPEYAETHGLFRAPASFRLIEGLVPVLSTGKPSTMSDIPFPSPAYVVEPEFRYEPSDDVPWSHKSDHLYWAGSTTGGVARTDNDWRRFHRQRFLALAQNLDPEQQHIYLRQEESNDQSAPAIRATRTGFLNTRLYRAYATRIFQCRPGAVCRRERAHLRGRARWARQAAGAALRARLVLDLDGNGISGRFRRLLASRSCVLKQTVLREWWHGGGSGDGGGLVVPWVHYVPVSVGMGELPELVAWFLGTDRGREAARRVGEEGAQWAARAMRDVDFKVYLWRLVLELARLADVTRGPLLTD from the exons atgGTGGCGGCACCATcctggcggcgacgacggtggTTCGAGCCCCAACCCTGGGCTCTCCtccgcggcggcgaggtcgaGGACCCAGGCCGCCCCGTGACCACCActgccaccaccgccgccatcgCCGCCGGGCTGGCAGCGCTGAGCGCCTCCGGGGCACACCGGTTGTCGTCGCTGTCcacggccgccggcggcgtcaGCCAGGCGGGCGAGGTCGTGTCGGAGGCGGTCTGCTGGGCGCTCCTGGCTGCGGTGGCCGGAATGGttgggaagaggaggaggaggaggaggtcggGAGCGATGAGGGCGCGGGCGGATGAGGGTGATGACGAGCTCCTGGAAGGAGGGATGGGCCTGCTGTGGCCGGATGATGGTGcgtccgccggcggcggcggcggcggcggtgccggTCATGTCGGCGGCAGCAAGGACGCGTCGGAGAGGTCGGTATGGGCTGTCGCGGCGGGGATCGTGGTGGCCTGCTGCTACGCGGCCGAGATCGGGGAGATCAGCCTCTTT CCGGCGTTGACACCGCTTCTCCTGGTAGCGGACAGGAAGCTCCGGCCCCGGATGGCCCCGAGTCCCCCCCAGTCTgggctcgccgccctcgccaacACGGTCTGGGGCACGACCCTGGTTGCCGCAGTTGCGATGCTCGCCCTGGTCGATTGGAGTCTCCTGGAACTGGCGCTGCCACTCCTTCCGGCGGCCGCGCTGCTCCTTGTTTACGCTGCCTTGATGCCCCGGTCCGCCGGTGGTCCTCGCCTTCTCCCGCTTATACCCGACATCGAAGAGGCCATCCAGCCCCTCTCTCACAGAATTCTTATCCTTCTAGGGGGTGTGCTAGGT GCCCGCCACACCTCCTGGTGTACTGCCACGACGCTGGGGACGTTTGGCTTGGTGGCCAGCCAAGACCCCTCGTTTCAGCTCTCCGACCTCGATGCCGCCTTGCCCGTCATTGTCTCTCTTCTCGTCCTTGCTCAGCTGGTCTCGGCAATTCCGAAGCAGGCCAGAGGCAGGCTGCTCCTGTGGGCTCTATGCCTCGTCTCTGTCGGGCCGTACCTGGCCAATACGGCGGCCATCGGGAGGGCGCAATCGGCAGCCTTGCATTCGCTCGAGCACCCGGTCGAGGTCCTTATACGAAGTGCGAAGGCCGACTTTGAGCGGCTGCTGGAACGGCAGTCGAGGACGTACTCGGCCGCGGTGGAGGAATATCGACGCCGGTACGGGATCGAGCCGCCCCCCGGATTCAGAGAGTGGTTCGAGTTTGCCGTGGAGAATCGATCGCCCATCGTCGACGAGTTCGATATGATTTCCGAGTCCGTCTCGCCATTTTGGAGGCTCGGCGGCAAAGAGGTGGCGCAGATCATGGACGAAGCGTACGACACGGCCGGCATCGACCTGTGGCTCTGCTCCTTTTCGGGCGCCACCGCAGAGACCAGCTGCAGCCATCCCGTGCGAACGTTCGACAGGCACATCGGAGACCTGTTCAACACGTTGTTGGGCGATCTTCCCGGCGTCCTGCCAGATGCCAAGTTTTTGGTCAACCACCTCGACGAACCGAGAGTCCTCATCCCGCCGGGATCGGGACCTCCAAGCCcggacaagaagaagaccCTCAGCGTCACCGACTTTGCCGAGCGCCCGACCTGGGACGCCATCACCAAGTACTGCGGCGCCTCACGGGTCGACCGGGAGCGAGGGCGGCGGTcacctccgcctccgcctcccccGGTCGAGACGTACGGGCTCCCGCTCGTGACCAACCTCAGTGCCGCGCTCGACCTCTGCGCGCACCCAGAGTATGCGGAGACGCACGGGCTGTTCCGGGCGCCGGCGTCGTTCCGGCTGATCGAGGGCCTGGTGCCGGTGCTCTCGACGGGGAAGCCGTCGACCATGTCGGACATTCCGTTCCCGTCGCCGGCGTACGTGGTGGAGCCCGAGTTCCGGTACGAGCCGTCGGACGACGTGCCCTGGTCGCACAAGTCGGACCACCTGTACTGGGCCGGGTCGACCACGGGGGGCGTGGCGAGGACGGACAACGACTGGCGCCGCTTCCACCGCCAGCGCTTCCTCGCCCTGGCGCAGAACTTGGACCCCGAACAACAACACATCTACCTCCGGCAAGAAGAATCCAACGACCAGTCAGCGCCCGCCATCCGAGCGACCCGGACCGGCTTCCTCAACACGCGGCTGTACCGGGCGTACGCGACGCGCATCTTCCAGTGCCGGCCGGGGGCGGTGTGCCGGCGGGAGCGGGCGCACCTGCGCGGGCGGGCGCGGTGGGCGCGGCAggcggcgggcgcggcgcTGCGGGCGCGGCTGGTGCTGGACCTGGACGGCAACGGCATCTCGGGCCGGTTCCGCCGGCTGCTGGCGTCGCGGTCGTGCGTGCTCAAGCAGACGGTGCTGCGCGAGTGGTGGCACGGCGGCGGTAGTGGTGATGGCGGCGGGCTCGTCGTCCCCTGGGTGCACTACGTCCCCGTCAGCGTCGGCATGGGCGAGCTGCCCGAGCTGGTCGCGTGGTTCCTCGGCACCGACAGGGGCCGCGAGGCGGCGCGCCGGGTCGGCGAGGAAGGGGCCCAGTGGGCCGCCCGGGCGATGCGCGACGTCGATTTCAAGGTCTATCTGTGGCGCTTGGTGCTCGAGCTTGCAAGGCTGGCGGACGTCACGCGGGGGCCATTATTAACAGACTGA
- a CDS encoding carbohydrate esterase family 1 protein (CAZy_ID 267903): MLVRSFLGFAVLAATCLAASLQEVTEFGDNPTNIQMYIYVPDQLDTNPPVIVALHPCGGSAQQWFSGTQLPSYADDNGFILIYPSTPHMSNCWDIQNPDTLTHGQGGDALGIVSMVNYTLDKHSGDSSRVYAMGFSSGGMMTNQLAGSYPDVFEAGAVYSGVAFGCAAGAESATPFSPNQTCAQGLQKTAQEWGDFVRNAYAGYTGRRPRMQIFHGLEDTLVRPQCAEEALKQWSNVLGVELTQEVSGVPSPGWTQKIYGDGTQLQGFFGQGIGHQSTVNEQQLLQWFGLI; the protein is encoded by the exons ATGCTGGTTCGCTCGTTCCTCGGGTTCGCCGTCTTGGCGGCAACATGCCTCGCCGCCTCGCTGCAGGAGGTCACCGAGTTTGGAGACAACCCGACCAACATTCAGATGTACATCTACGTGCCCGATCAGCTGGACACCAACCCCCCAGTGATCGTTGCG CTCCATCCCTGCGGCGGAAGCGCCCAGCAGTGGTTCAGCGGGACCCAGCTGCCGTCGTATGCCGACGACAACGGCTTCATCCTCATCTACCCTAGCACGCCGCACATGAGCAACTGCTGGGACATCCAGAACCCGGACACCCTGACCCACGGCCAGGGCGGCGACGCGCTGGGTATCGTCAGCATGGTCAACTACACCCTCGACAAGCACTCGGGCGACAGCTCGCGCGTGTACGCCATGGGCTTCTCGTCCGGCGGCATGATGACCAACCAGCTCGCCGGCTCGTACCCGGACGTGTTCGAGGCCGGCGCCGTGTACTCGGGTGTGGCCTTTGGTTGTGCTGCGG GCGCCGAATCTGCTACGCCGTTCAGTCCCAACCAGACCTGCGCCCAGGGCCTACAGAAGACAGCGCAGGAGTGGGGCGACTTTGTCCGGAATGCCTATGCGGGATATaccgggcggcggccgcggatgCAGATCTTCCACGGGCTTGAAGACACTCTCGTCAGGCCGCAGTGCGCCGAGGAGGCGCTCAAGCAGTGGTCCAACGTCCTGGGCGTCGAGTTGACGCAGGAGGTGAGCGGAGTGCCGTCCCCCGGGTGGACCCAGAAGATCTATGGCGACGGGACGCAGCTGCAGGGATTCTTTGGCCAGGGCATCGGCCATCAGTCGACAGTGAACGAGCAGCAGCTGCTCCAGTGGTTTGGCTTGATCTGA